A genomic stretch from Streptomyces sp. QL37 includes:
- the gnd gene encoding decarboxylating 6-phosphogluconate dehydrogenase, producing the protein MELGLVGLGKMGGNMRERIRRAGHTVIGYDRNPDVADVHSLEELVGKLKGPRVVWVMVPAGAATQSTIDELADLLSPGDVVVDGGNSRWTDDEKHAVELGIKDIGFVDCGVSGGVWGLENGYALMYGGTEENVAKVQPIFDALKPEGDFGSVHAGKVGAGHFAKMVHNGIEYAMMQAYAEGWELLEKVDSVTDVREVFRSWQEGTVIRSWLLDLAVNALDDDEHLDQLRGFAADSGEGRWTVEAAIDNAVPLPAITASLFARFASRQDDSPQMKMIAALRNQFGGHAVENKK; encoded by the coding sequence ATGGAGCTCGGTCTCGTCGGCCTCGGCAAGATGGGCGGCAACATGCGCGAGCGCATCCGCCGCGCAGGCCACACGGTCATCGGTTACGACCGCAACCCGGACGTCGCCGATGTCCACAGCCTCGAGGAGCTTGTGGGCAAGCTCAAGGGTCCGCGCGTCGTGTGGGTGATGGTCCCGGCCGGTGCCGCGACCCAGTCCACCATCGACGAGCTGGCCGATCTGCTGTCTCCGGGCGACGTCGTCGTGGACGGCGGCAACTCGCGCTGGACCGACGACGAGAAGCACGCCGTCGAGCTGGGCATCAAGGACATCGGCTTCGTCGACTGCGGCGTCTCCGGTGGAGTGTGGGGCCTGGAGAACGGCTACGCGCTGATGTACGGCGGTACCGAGGAGAACGTCGCCAAGGTCCAGCCGATCTTCGACGCGCTGAAGCCCGAGGGCGACTTCGGTTCCGTCCACGCGGGCAAGGTCGGCGCCGGCCACTTCGCCAAGATGGTCCACAACGGCATCGAGTACGCCATGATGCAGGCCTACGCCGAGGGCTGGGAGCTCCTGGAGAAGGTCGACTCCGTCACCGACGTGCGCGAGGTCTTCCGCTCCTGGCAGGAGGGGACGGTCATCCGTTCCTGGCTGCTCGACCTGGCGGTCAACGCGCTGGACGACGACGAGCACCTCGACCAGCTCCGTGGTTTCGCCGCGGACTCCGGTGAGGGCCGGTGGACGGTCGAGGCCGCCATCGACAACGCGGTCCCGCTGCCCGCGATCACCGCGTCCCTGTTCGCGCGCTTCGCCTCGCGGCAGGACGACTCGCCGCAGATGAAGATGATCGCCGCGCTGCGCAACCAGTTCGGCGGCCACGCGGTCGAGAACAAGAAGTAG
- a CDS encoding DciA family protein — MSGPDERGGTPPGQAGAAPDPLKPPEVSGVDLARVALRAAKEQARARGAAAQQKNQARRGGGLRSGARSDGRDPLPLGSAINRLITERGWETPAAVGGVMGRWPQIVGDDLANHCVPVRYDEDPAERVLTVQCDSTAWATQLRLLAPQLVARLNTDLGQGTVRMIKVLGPGGPPRRFGPLRTPGSKGPGDTYG; from the coding sequence GTGAGCGGCCCGGACGAGCGGGGCGGGACCCCGCCGGGGCAGGCCGGAGCCGCGCCGGACCCGTTGAAGCCGCCGGAGGTGTCCGGCGTGGACCTGGCGCGTGTGGCCCTGCGCGCGGCGAAGGAGCAGGCCCGTGCCCGGGGCGCCGCGGCGCAGCAGAAGAATCAGGCGAGGCGGGGCGGCGGCCTGCGGTCGGGCGCCCGGTCCGACGGGCGTGACCCGCTGCCTCTGGGGTCGGCGATCAACCGGCTGATCACCGAGCGTGGCTGGGAGACACCGGCGGCCGTCGGCGGCGTGATGGGCCGCTGGCCGCAGATCGTCGGTGACGATCTGGCCAACCACTGCGTCCCCGTGCGCTACGACGAGGATCCCGCCGAGCGGGTGCTGACCGTGCAGTGCGACTCGACGGCGTGGGCGACGCAGCTCCGGCTGCTGGCCCCGCAGCTCGTGGCCCGGCTGAACACGGACCTGGGCCAGGGAACCGTGCGGATGATCAAAGTGCTCGGCCCGGGCGGTCCACCGCGCAGATTCGGCCCTCTGCGGACTCCCGGGAGCAAAGGGCCGGGCGACACCTACGGCTGA
- a CDS encoding DUF6344 domain-containing protein, with product MSTFRVKSIWTAFITAFFALLASLGLATAQATAAEPAVTSHEHMGANPATATTPSVRWTLPRDRALPPTMKQRIRAEAHGSSPATRQLSADTTDAAQATNSTRSAHSAAPAGDSAPLPP from the coding sequence ATGAGCACCTTCAGGGTCAAGAGCATCTGGACCGCCTTCATCACCGCCTTCTTCGCGCTTCTCGCGTCGCTGGGCCTCGCCACCGCCCAGGCCACGGCCGCGGAGCCGGCGGTCACGAGCCACGAGCACATGGGTGCGAACCCGGCAACCGCGACCACGCCGTCGGTACGATGGACCCTTCCGCGTGACAGGGCGCTGCCACCCACGATGAAGCAGCGCATCCGCGCCGAGGCGCACGGCTCCTCACCCGCCACCCGCCAGCTGTCCGCCGACACCACGGACGCCGCCCAGGCGACGAACAGCACCCGCTCCGCCCACAGCGCCGCACCTGCCGGGGACTCGGCCCCGCTGCCACCCTGA
- the gyrA gene encoding DNA gyrase subunit A — protein MADENTPVMPEEEPAVPGVGMRVEPVGLETEMQRSYLDYAMSVIVSRALPDVRDGLKPVHRRVLYAMYDGGYRPEKGFYKCARVVGDVMGTYHPHGDSSIYDALVRLAQHWSMRMPLVDSNGNFGSPGNDPAAAMRYTECKMMPLSMEMVRDIDEETVDFQDNYDGRNQEPTVLPARFPNLLVNGSAGIAVGMATNIPPHNLREVAAGAQWYLEHPEASHEELLDALIERIKGPDFPTGALVVGRKGIEEAYRTGRGSITMRAVVAVEEIQNRQCLVVTELPYQTNPDNLAQKIADLVKDGKVGGIADVRDETSSRTGQRLVVVLKRDAVAKVVLNNLYKHTDLQSNFGANMLALVDGVPRTLSIDAFIRHWVTHQIEVIVRRTKFRLRKAEERAHILRGLLKALDAIDEVIALIRRSNTVEIAREGLMGLLEIDELQANAILEMQLRRLAALEHQKITAEHDELQAKINEYNEILASPAKQRQIVSEELAALVDKFGDDRRSKLVPFDGDMSIEDLIAEEDIVVTISRGGYVKRTKTDDYRSQKRGGKGVRGTKLREDDIVDHFFVSTTHHWLLFFTNKGRVYRAKAYELPDAGRDARGQHVANLLAFQPDEQIAQILAIRDYEAAPYLILATKGGLVKKTALKDYDSPRSGGVIAINLRETQDGSDDELIGAELVSAEDDLLLISRKAQSIRFTATDDALRPMGRATSGVKGMSFREGDELLSMNVVRPGTFVFTATDGGYAKRTAVDEYRVQGRGGLGIKAAKIVEDRGSLVGALVVEEADEILAITLGGGVIRTRVNEVRETGRDTMGVQLINLGKRDAVVGIARNAEAGREAEEVDGTDEAEGATVEADAASVVEGTVEGTAPSAGEHEE, from the coding sequence ATGGCCGACGAGAACACCCCTGTGATGCCCGAAGAGGAGCCCGCCGTCCCGGGCGTGGGTATGCGTGTCGAGCCCGTGGGGCTCGAGACGGAGATGCAGCGCTCCTACCTCGACTACGCGATGTCCGTCATCGTGTCGCGTGCCCTGCCCGACGTGCGGGACGGTCTGAAGCCCGTCCACCGCCGGGTGCTCTACGCGATGTACGACGGCGGCTACCGGCCCGAGAAGGGCTTCTACAAGTGCGCCCGCGTCGTCGGTGACGTCATGGGTACGTACCACCCGCACGGCGACTCCTCGATCTACGACGCGCTCGTGCGACTGGCGCAGCACTGGTCGATGCGCATGCCGCTGGTGGACTCCAACGGCAACTTCGGCTCCCCGGGCAACGACCCGGCCGCGGCCATGCGGTACACCGAGTGCAAGATGATGCCGCTGTCCATGGAGATGGTCCGGGACATCGACGAGGAGACCGTCGACTTCCAGGACAACTACGACGGCCGCAACCAGGAGCCGACGGTCCTGCCGGCGCGCTTCCCGAACCTCCTGGTGAACGGTTCCGCGGGCATCGCGGTCGGTATGGCGACCAACATCCCGCCGCACAACCTGCGCGAGGTCGCCGCCGGCGCGCAGTGGTACCTGGAGCACCCGGAGGCCTCGCACGAGGAGCTCCTGGACGCCCTCATCGAGCGGATCAAGGGCCCGGACTTCCCGACCGGCGCGCTGGTCGTCGGCCGCAAGGGCATCGAGGAGGCGTACCGCACGGGCCGTGGCTCGATCACGATGCGGGCGGTCGTCGCGGTCGAGGAGATCCAGAACAGGCAGTGCCTGGTCGTCACGGAGCTCCCGTACCAGACCAACCCCGACAACCTCGCGCAGAAGATCGCCGACCTCGTGAAGGACGGCAAGGTCGGCGGCATCGCGGACGTCCGGGACGAGACGTCCTCGCGTACGGGCCAGCGCCTGGTCGTCGTGCTGAAGCGCGACGCGGTCGCCAAGGTCGTGCTGAACAACCTCTACAAGCACACCGACCTGCAGTCGAACTTCGGCGCGAACATGCTGGCCCTCGTCGACGGGGTGCCGCGCACGCTGTCGATCGACGCGTTCATCCGCCACTGGGTGACGCACCAGATCGAGGTCATCGTCCGGCGTACGAAGTTCCGGCTGCGCAAGGCCGAGGAGCGGGCGCACATCCTGCGCGGTCTGCTCAAGGCGCTGGACGCGATCGACGAGGTCATCGCGCTCATCCGGCGCAGCAACACCGTGGAGATCGCGCGCGAGGGCCTGATGGGCCTGCTGGAGATCGACGAGCTCCAGGCGAACGCGATCCTGGAGATGCAGCTGCGCCGCCTGGCCGCGCTGGAGCACCAGAAGATCACCGCCGAGCACGACGAGCTCCAGGCGAAGATCAACGAGTACAACGAGATCCTGGCCTCGCCCGCGAAGCAGCGTCAGATCGTCAGCGAGGAGCTGGCGGCGCTCGTCGACAAGTTCGGCGACGACCGGCGCTCCAAGCTGGTCCCCTTCGACGGCGACATGTCCATCGAGGACCTGATCGCCGAGGAAGACATCGTCGTCACCATCTCGCGCGGCGGCTACGTCAAGCGGACCAAGACGGACGACTACCGCTCGCAGAAGCGCGGCGGCAAGGGCGTGCGGGGCACGAAGCTCAGGGAAGACGACATCGTCGACCACTTCTTCGTGTCGACGACCCATCACTGGCTGCTGTTCTTCACGAACAAGGGCCGGGTCTACCGGGCCAAGGCGTACGAACTGCCGGATGCCGGCCGGGACGCGCGTGGCCAGCACGTCGCGAACCTGCTGGCGTTCCAGCCGGACGAGCAGATCGCACAGATCCTGGCGATCCGCGACTACGAGGCCGCGCCCTATCTGATCCTGGCCACGAAGGGCGGTCTGGTGAAGAAGACCGCGCTGAAGGACTACGACTCCCCGCGTTCGGGCGGTGTCATCGCGATCAACCTGCGGGAGACCCAGGACGGCAGCGACGACGAACTGATCGGCGCCGAGCTGGTGTCGGCCGAGGACGATCTGCTGCTCATCAGCAGGAAGGCCCAGTCGATCAGGTTCACGGCGACGGACGACGCGCTGCGCCCGATGGGCCGCGCCACCTCGGGCGTGAAGGGCATGAGTTTCCGCGAGGGCGACGAACTGCTCTCGATGAATGTTGTCCGGCCCGGTACGTTCGTGTTCACTGCCACCGACGGCGGGTACGCGAAGCGGACCGCGGTGGACGAGTACCGCGTCCAGGGTCGTGGTGGTCTGGGCATCAAGGCCGCCAAGATCGTCGAGGACCGCGGATCGCTCGTCGGCGCGCTGGTGGTGGAGGAAGCGGACGAGATCCTCGCCATCACGCTCGGCGGTGGTGTGATTCGTACGCGAGTCAATGAAGTCAGGGAGACGGGCCGTGACACCATGGGCGTCCAACTGATCAATCTGGGCAAGCGTGATGCCGTCGTCGGCATCGCGCGCAACGCCGAGGCCGGTCGTGAGGCCGAAGAGGTCGACGGGACCGATGAGGCCGAAGGCGCCACGGTCGAGGCCGATGCCGCGAGCGTGGTCGAGGGCACAGTCGAGGGCACGGCGCCCTCGGCCGGGGAGCACGAGGAGTAA
- the gyrB gene encoding DNA topoisomerase (ATP-hydrolyzing) subunit B: MLCQKGRFVADSGNPNENIPSTAGEHGEVTASYDASAITVLEGLDAVRKRPGMYIGSTGERGLHHLVQEVVDNSVDEAMAGHADTIDVTILADGGVRVIDNGRGIPVGIVPSEGKPAVEVVLTVLHAGGKFGGGGYAVSGGLHGVGVSVVNALSTRVAVEVKTDGYRWTQDYKLGVPTAPLARNEATEETGTTVTFWADGDVFETTDYSFETLSRRFQEMAFLNKGLTLKLTDERAAAKATAGADSAEVVDVPDEESTRTVTYHYENGIVDFVKYLNSRKGELIHQSVIDIEAEDKERLLSVEIAMQWNTQYTEGVYSFANAIHTHEGGTHEEGFRAALTSLVNRYARDKKLLREKDDNLTGEDVREGLTAIISVKLGEPQFEGQTKTKLGNTEAKTFVQKVVHEQLTDWFDRNPNEAADIIRKGIAASTARVAARKARDLTRRKGLLESASLPGKLSDCQSNDPTKCEIFIVEGDSAGGSAKSGRNPMYQAILPIRGKILNVEKARIDKILQNTEVQALISAFGTGVHEDFDIEKLRYHKIILMADADVDGQHINTLLLTFLFRFMRPLVESGHVYLSRPPLYKIKWGRDDFEYAYSDRERDALVALGKQNGKRIKEDSIQRFKGLGEMNAEELRVTTMDVDHRVLGQVTLDDAAQADDLFSVLMGEDVEARRSFIQRNAKDVRFLDI, translated from the coding sequence GTGCTGTGCCAGAAAGGGCGCTTCGTGGCCGATTCCGGCAACCCCAACGAGAACATCCCGTCCACAGCCGGTGAGCACGGCGAGGTCACCGCCTCGTACGACGCCAGCGCGATCACCGTGCTCGAAGGCCTGGACGCGGTCCGCAAGCGACCCGGTATGTACATCGGGTCCACCGGTGAGCGCGGTCTCCACCACCTCGTGCAAGAGGTTGTCGACAACTCGGTCGACGAGGCCATGGCCGGGCACGCGGACACCATCGACGTCACGATCCTCGCCGACGGCGGCGTGCGCGTGATCGACAACGGCCGCGGCATCCCGGTCGGCATCGTGCCGTCCGAGGGCAAGCCGGCCGTCGAGGTCGTCCTGACCGTGCTGCACGCCGGCGGCAAGTTCGGCGGCGGCGGCTACGCCGTCTCCGGTGGTCTGCACGGCGTCGGTGTGTCCGTCGTCAACGCCCTCTCCACGCGGGTGGCCGTGGAGGTCAAGACGGACGGCTACCGCTGGACCCAGGACTACAAGCTCGGTGTCCCGACCGCCCCGCTGGCCCGTAACGAGGCCACCGAGGAGACGGGGACGACCGTCACCTTCTGGGCCGACGGAGACGTCTTCGAGACCACCGACTACTCCTTCGAGACCCTCTCCCGCCGCTTCCAGGAGATGGCGTTCCTCAACAAGGGACTCACCCTCAAGCTCACCGACGAGCGGGCGGCGGCGAAGGCCACGGCGGGCGCCGACAGCGCCGAGGTGGTCGACGTCCCCGACGAGGAGTCGACCCGCACGGTCACGTACCACTACGAGAACGGCATCGTCGACTTCGTCAAGTACCTCAACTCCCGCAAGGGCGAGCTGATTCACCAGTCGGTGATCGACATCGAGGCCGAGGACAAGGAGCGACTCCTCTCGGTCGAGATCGCCATGCAGTGGAACACGCAGTACACCGAGGGTGTCTACTCCTTCGCCAACGCGATCCACACGCACGAGGGCGGTACGCACGAGGAGGGCTTCCGTGCGGCGCTGACCTCGCTGGTCAACCGCTACGCGCGCGACAAGAAGCTGCTGCGCGAGAAGGACGACAACCTCACCGGTGAGGATGTCCGCGAGGGCCTGACGGCGATCATCTCGGTGAAGCTGGGCGAGCCCCAGTTCGAGGGCCAGACGAAGACCAAGCTGGGCAACACCGAGGCGAAGACCTTCGTGCAGAAGGTCGTCCACGAGCAGCTGACGGACTGGTTCGACCGGAACCCCAACGAGGCCGCCGACATCATCCGCAAGGGCATCGCGGCGTCCACGGCCCGTGTCGCGGCCCGCAAGGCGCGCGACCTGACGCGGCGCAAGGGGCTCCTGGAGAGCGCCTCGCTGCCCGGCAAGCTGAGCGACTGCCAGTCCAACGACCCGACGAAGTGCGAGATCTTCATCGTCGAGGGTGACTCCGCCGGTGGTTCGGCGAAGTCCGGCCGTAACCCGATGTACCAGGCCATCCTGCCGATCCGGGGCAAGATCCTGAACGTCGAGAAGGCCAGGATCGACAAGATCCTTCAGAACACCGAGGTCCAGGCGCTGATCTCGGCCTTCGGCACCGGGGTCCACGAGGACTTCGACATCGAGAAGCTCCGCTATCACAAGATCATCCTGATGGCGGACGCCGACGTCGACGGCCAGCACATCAACACCCTGCTGCTGACCTTCCTGTTCCGCTTCATGCGGCCGCTGGTCGAGTCCGGGCACGTGTACCTCTCGCGCCCGCCGCTCTACAAGATCAAGTGGGGTCGTGACGACTTCGAGTACGCGTACTCGGACCGTGAGCGCGACGCCCTGGTGGCGCTCGGCAAGCAGAACGGCAAGCGGATCAAGGAAGACTCGATCCAGCGCTTCAAGGGTCTCGGCGAGATGAACGCCGAGGAGCTGCGCGTCACCACGATGGACGTCGACCACCGTGTGCTGGGCCAGGTCACGCTGGACGACGCGGCGCAGGCGGACGACCTGTTCTCGGTGCTGATGGGCGAGGACGTCGAGGCGCGGCGCTCGTTCATCCAGCGCAACGCCAAGGACGTCCGCTTCCTCGACATCTGA
- a CDS encoding DLW-39 family protein, which translates to MKKLLLVALAAIGGLLVYRQIQADRAEQDLWTEATDSVPAGSGV; encoded by the coding sequence GTGAAGAAGCTTCTCCTGGTCGCACTGGCCGCCATCGGCGGGCTCCTCGTGTACCGCCAGATCCAGGCGGATCGCGCCGAGCAGGATCTGTGGACGGAGGCGACCGACTCCGTGCCCGCAGGTTCAGGTGTGTGA
- a CDS encoding DUF3566 domain-containing protein has translation MTDTRGPQPQYEGYATGPLPGEREPAAGQAGPYHPPQAYQSPAGGTQGGGTQGGVQGVGGAQATRLPRTGARTTPRTRKARLRVAKADPWSVMKVSFLLSIALGICTVVAAAVLWMVMDAMGVFETVGGTISEATGSNESNGFDLQSFLSLPRVLIFTSVIAVIDVVLATALATLGAFIYNLSAGFVGGVELTLAEDE, from the coding sequence GTGACGGACACTCGGGGACCTCAGCCGCAGTACGAGGGTTACGCGACCGGGCCGTTGCCCGGCGAGCGTGAGCCCGCGGCGGGACAGGCGGGCCCTTACCACCCGCCGCAGGCGTACCAGTCCCCTGCGGGCGGTACGCAGGGCGGCGGCACGCAGGGCGGTGTACAGGGCGTGGGCGGGGCGCAGGCGACCCGGCTGCCCCGGACCGGGGCGCGGACCACTCCGCGTACCCGTAAGGCGCGACTGCGGGTGGCGAAGGCCGATCCGTGGTCGGTGATGAAGGTCAGCTTCCTGCTCTCCATCGCGCTCGGCATCTGCACGGTGGTCGCGGCCGCCGTGCTGTGGATGGTCATGGACGCGATGGGCGTCTTCGAGACCGTGGGCGGCACGATCAGTGAGGCCACCGGCTCGAACGAGAGCAACGGCTTCGACCTGCAGTCGTTCCTGTCGCTGCCGCGCGTCCTCATCTTCACGTCGGTCATCGCCGTGATCGACGTGGTGCTGGCCACCGCGCTGGCGACGCTGGGCGCGTTCATCTACAACCTGTCGGCCGGCTTCGTCGGCGGTGTGGAGCTCACTCTCGCCGAGGACGAGTAG
- the recF gene encoding DNA replication/repair protein RecF, translated as MHVTHLSLADFRSYARVEVPLDPGVTVFVGANGQGKTNLVEAVGYLATLGSHRVSSDAPLVRMGAERAVVRAAVTQGERSQLIELELNPGRANRARINRSSQVRPRDVLGIVRTVLFAPEDLALVKGDPGERRRFLDELITARSPRMAGVRSDYERVLKQRNTLLKSAAMARRHGGRSMDLSTLDVWDQHLGRVAAELLAQRLDLIATLQPLADKAYADVAPGGGPVTLEYRSSVGADVEPARTREELYEQVMAALAEARKQEIERGVTLVGPHRDDLVLGLRGMPAKGYASHGESWSYALALRLASYDLLRTEGNEPVLVLDDVFAELDARRRERLAELVAPGEQVLVTAAVDDDVPGVLAGARYAVSAGAVERL; from the coding sequence ATGCACGTCACGCATCTCTCGCTGGCCGACTTCCGCTCGTACGCCCGGGTCGAGGTGCCTCTCGACCCGGGCGTCACCGTGTTCGTGGGGGCCAACGGACAGGGCAAGACCAATCTGGTGGAGGCGGTCGGCTATCTGGCGACGCTCGGCAGCCACCGGGTGTCGTCCGATGCCCCCCTGGTGCGCATGGGCGCGGAGCGCGCCGTCGTACGGGCCGCGGTCACCCAGGGGGAGCGCTCGCAGCTGATCGAGCTGGAGCTCAATCCGGGCCGTGCCAATCGGGCCCGTATCAACAGGTCGTCGCAGGTCAGGCCGCGTGACGTGCTGGGCATAGTGCGGACGGTGCTCTTCGCCCCGGAGGATCTGGCCCTGGTGAAGGGCGACCCGGGTGAGCGCAGGCGCTTCCTGGACGAGCTGATCACGGCGCGCTCCCCCCGCATGGCCGGGGTCCGCTCCGACTACGAGCGGGTGCTGAAGCAGCGCAACACCCTGCTGAAGTCCGCGGCCATGGCCCGCAGACACGGCGGCCGGTCGATGGACCTGTCCACCCTGGACGTGTGGGACCAGCACCTGGGCCGGGTCGCGGCGGAGCTGCTGGCGCAGCGGCTGGACCTGATCGCGACCCTGCAGCCGCTGGCGGACAAGGCGTACGCGGACGTCGCCCCCGGGGGTGGCCCCGTCACCCTGGAGTACCGCAGCTCGGTCGGTGCCGACGTGGAGCCCGCGCGCACCCGCGAGGAGCTGTACGAGCAGGTGATGGCGGCCCTGGCCGAGGCTCGCAAGCAGGAGATCGAGCGCGGGGTGACCCTGGTCGGTCCGCACCGCGACGACCTGGTGCTCGGCCTGCGCGGCATGCCGGCGAAGGGTTACGCGAGCCACGGGGAGTCCTGGTCGTACGCCCTTGCCCTGCGGCTGGCCTCGTACGATCTGCTCCGCACCGAGGGCAACGAGCCGGTGCTGGTGCTCGACGACGTGTTCGCCGAGCTGGACGCGCGCCGTCGCGAGCGGCTCGCCGAGCTGGTGGCCCCCGGTGAGCAGGTGCTGGTGACGGCGGCCGTGGACGACGACGTCCCGGGCGTCCTGGCGGGAGCCCGGTACGCCGTGTCCGCAGGTGCGGTGGAGCGGCTGTGA
- a CDS encoding VWA domain-containing protein — protein MAGGALFALVATVLPAVASAPAAGEGAERAGSGRGSLVMVLDSSGSMADDDGTGRTRMESARTAVGTVVDALPDGHPAGLRVYGADRPHGCTDTRLVRPVSALDRAAMKKAVAGVQPRGDTPIGLSLRKAAEDLPEPSDGGVGTSTILLISDGEDNCGTPPPCEVAEQLGREGAGLRIDTVGFQVEGAAREQLECVAEAGNGRYYDAPDAEALARQLQRSAQLSAGGYRLKGEPVEGGATTVTAPSMAPGQYLDTIGPGEKRYYAVSLDAVSTVGFAATAVPQPGAAVDSLDALSTGLAYGDGASTCDSDTERFLQQEGATPLTSAVSRIRSEDGTRGCDEAGRYWLVVERQSKKGSDRARWPLELVYGVEPPLAGGVTPAQSRPEYGKGGEHAALPTGDPRDVRGGTGFNDATELGRGVWRDRILPSQTLWYRVPAGWGQQVRYDVEFANEPTVDGTTAAYSYGGTQLFTPARFPVDGGGEFRPTAVYSGKPAALRMGSVPVAWTNRYESRSAVRPVHTGGDFYIAVTLGAKAAEIAENPRIGVVLRVAVLGDELAGPEHGAPAAVEKPGGTKAGNDGSTAGAADSGGTGGAGWTGIAAAAGAGAAVALTAGFRLVRGRRGAGAQTTRGSA, from the coding sequence ATGGCCGGCGGGGCGCTGTTCGCCCTGGTGGCGACGGTGCTGCCCGCCGTGGCGTCCGCACCGGCGGCCGGGGAGGGCGCGGAGCGGGCCGGTTCGGGCAGGGGCAGTCTCGTCATGGTGCTCGACTCCTCGGGCTCCATGGCGGACGACGACGGCACGGGCCGGACCCGGATGGAGAGCGCGCGCACGGCCGTGGGGACCGTGGTCGACGCGCTGCCCGACGGACATCCGGCCGGCCTGCGCGTGTACGGCGCCGACCGGCCCCACGGTTGCACGGACACCCGGCTCGTGCGCCCGGTGAGCGCACTGGACCGGGCCGCCATGAAGAAGGCCGTCGCGGGCGTACAGCCCCGGGGGGACACCCCGATCGGGCTGTCCCTGCGCAAGGCCGCCGAAGACCTTCCCGAGCCCTCGGACGGTGGTGTCGGGACCAGCACGATCCTTCTGATCTCCGACGGCGAGGACAACTGCGGCACGCCGCCCCCGTGCGAGGTGGCCGAGCAGCTCGGCAGGGAGGGCGCCGGGCTGCGGATCGACACCGTGGGCTTCCAGGTCGAGGGGGCTGCCCGCGAGCAGCTGGAGTGCGTCGCGGAGGCGGGCAACGGGCGCTACTACGACGCGCCGGACGCGGAGGCGCTCGCCCGCCAGCTCCAGCGGTCCGCCCAGCTCTCGGCCGGGGGCTACCGGTTGAAGGGCGAGCCGGTCGAGGGAGGGGCCACCACGGTGACGGCCCCCTCCATGGCCCCCGGCCAGTATCTGGACACCATCGGGCCCGGCGAGAAGCGGTACTACGCCGTGAGCCTGGACGCGGTCTCCACCGTCGGCTTCGCGGCCACCGCGGTGCCCCAGCCCGGCGCGGCCGTCGACAGCCTCGATGCCCTGAGCACCGGTCTGGCGTACGGCGACGGCGCCTCCACCTGTGACTCGGACACGGAGCGCTTCCTCCAGCAGGAGGGCGCGACGCCGCTGACCTCCGCCGTGTCCCGTATCCGCTCGGAGGACGGCACCCGCGGCTGCGACGAGGCGGGCCGCTACTGGCTCGTGGTCGAACGGCAGAGCAAGAAGGGCTCCGACAGGGCCCGTTGGCCACTGGAGTTGGTGTACGGCGTGGAGCCGCCGCTGGCCGGCGGAGTCACCCCCGCGCAGTCCCGGCCGGAGTACGGCAAGGGCGGAGAGCACGCCGCGCTGCCGACGGGCGACCCGCGCGACGTACGGGGCGGCACCGGGTTCAACGACGCCACGGAGCTCGGCCGGGGTGTGTGGCGGGACCGGATCCTGCCGTCGCAGACCCTCTGGTACAGGGTGCCGGCGGGCTGGGGCCAGCAGGTGCGCTACGACGTGGAGTTCGCCAACGAGCCGACGGTGGACGGAACCACCGCCGCCTACTCGTACGGCGGGACACAGCTGTTCACTCCGGCGCGCTTCCCGGTCGACGGCGGCGGCGAGTTCCGTCCGACGGCCGTGTACAGCGGGAAACCGGCGGCGCTGCGGATGGGGTCCGTCCCGGTCGCCTGGACCAACCGCTACGAATCCCGTTCGGCGGTCCGGCCCGTGCACACCGGCGGCGACTTCTACATCGCGGTGACCCTGGGGGCGAAGGCGGCCGAGATCGCCGAGAACCCGCGCATCGGTGTGGTGCTGCGGGTGGCGGTCCTCGGGGACGAGCTGGCCGGTCCCGAGCACGGGGCCCCGGCAGCGGTGGAGAAGCCCGGAGGTACGAAGGCGGGCAATGACGGCAGTACGGCGGGGGCCGCAGACAGCGGTGGTACGGGCGGGGCAGGATGGACCGGCATCGCGGCCGCCGCCGGGGCGGGCGCCGCGGTCGCTCTGACCGCCGGGTTCCGGCTCGTACGCGGCCGGCGCGGGGCAGGTGCGCAGACGACGAGGGGGAGCGCGTGA